Proteins from one Mesorhizobium sp. M9A.F.Ca.ET.002.03.1.2 genomic window:
- a CDS encoding cytochrome b has translation MQATIINSTTRYGWAAIILHWLIAAIFIGQFVLGFVMMRLSSQRTAFELIQLHKSFGFLLLGLVILRIAWRLGNAAPALPHSVGPLERRMAPLAHLGLYAFQLALPLSGWALVSVSMLGIPSVPFNLFVMPNLPLAQSDAAESFWAAVHWYLAYAGIGLVALHFVAALRHHFWLKDAVLMRMITPSSDHSVE, from the coding sequence ATGCAAGCTACGATCATAAACAGCACGACCCGCTACGGCTGGGCGGCGATCATCCTTCACTGGCTGATCGCCGCGATCTTCATCGGCCAGTTCGTGCTCGGCTTCGTCATGATGCGGCTATCCAGCCAGCGCACCGCCTTCGAACTGATCCAGCTGCACAAGTCGTTCGGTTTCCTGCTGCTCGGCCTGGTGATCCTGCGCATCGCCTGGCGTCTCGGCAATGCAGCGCCGGCGCTGCCGCACTCGGTCGGGCCTCTGGAGCGCCGCATGGCGCCGCTTGCTCACCTTGGGCTTTATGCGTTTCAGCTTGCGTTGCCTCTGTCCGGCTGGGCGCTGGTCTCGGTCTCGATGCTGGGCATCCCGAGCGTGCCCTTCAACCTGTTCGTGATGCCGAACCTGCCACTCGCGCAATCGGACGCGGCAGAGAGCTTCTGGGCGGCAGTGCACTGGTATCTTGCCTATGCCGGCATCGGGCTCGTCGCCTTGCATTTCGTCGCGGCGCTGCGCCATCATTTCTGGCTGAAGGACGCGGTGCTGATGCGCATGATCACGCCTTCGTCAGATCACAGCGTGGAATAG
- a CDS encoding acetate--CoA ligase family protein, which translates to MHKLERLLRPKSVAVFGGAQAAAVVAQSIKMGFAGDIWPVHPTKDEVAGRKAYRSVADLPAAPDAAFVGVNRHLTIEVVKALAERGAGGAVCFAAGFLETEAYDEDGERLQAELIAAAGRMPIIGPNCYGLINYADGALLWPDQHGGIRLAEGGKGVAIITQSSNIAINMTMQKRGLPIAFLMTAGNQAQTGLSEMALGLIEDDRVTALGLHIEAFDSVAGFERLAARARELKKPVIAMKVGRSEQARQATVSHTASLAGSDAASGAFLKRLGIARVDSIPAFIEALKLLHVTGPLPGYRLSSMSCSGGEASVMADSAEGRWVNFPDLTDTHRAHVKSTLGPLVAVANPLDYHTFIWNDEPAMTATFTAMVSGGFDLNMLVLDFPRPDRCSDTDWWTTLRAFESALKTNKAQGAIVSSLPENLPEEYTAGLMARGMVPLFGIAEAMDAAQAAAFIGWAWREPQAQAIDTSASGAPAGDHVTPDEAEAKARLIEAGLSVPRGERAGNAVEAVISSMALGFPVALKALGVTHKSELGAVRLNLRDAESVSTAAHDLDPLGTGLYVERMVRDGVAELIVGFTRDPMFGAVMTLGTGGVLVELLRDSVTLMLPATRDDIEAALRGLKLFPLLEGYRGRPKADVAAAIAAISGIAAFVQDNAAEIEELDINPLIVCTEGNGAWIADALLVLGDKKNA; encoded by the coding sequence ATGCACAAACTTGAACGCCTTCTGCGGCCGAAATCGGTCGCCGTCTTCGGCGGCGCGCAGGCTGCTGCCGTCGTCGCGCAATCGATCAAGATGGGCTTTGCCGGCGATATCTGGCCGGTGCACCCGACCAAGGACGAGGTCGCCGGACGGAAAGCCTATCGTTCAGTGGCCGACCTGCCTGCGGCGCCCGACGCCGCCTTTGTCGGCGTCAACCGGCATTTGACCATCGAGGTGGTCAAGGCGCTGGCCGAACGCGGCGCCGGCGGCGCCGTCTGCTTTGCCGCCGGCTTCCTCGAAACAGAGGCCTATGACGAGGACGGCGAGCGGCTGCAGGCCGAGCTGATTGCAGCCGCCGGCCGGATGCCGATCATCGGGCCGAACTGCTACGGCCTGATCAACTACGCCGACGGCGCGCTGCTATGGCCGGACCAGCATGGCGGCATCAGGCTGGCCGAGGGCGGCAAGGGTGTGGCCATCATCACCCAGTCGTCCAACATCGCCATCAACATGACGATGCAGAAGCGCGGCCTGCCGATCGCCTTTTTGATGACTGCCGGCAACCAGGCGCAGACCGGCCTTTCCGAAATGGCGCTCGGCCTGATCGAGGACGATCGCGTCACCGCGCTCGGCCTGCACATCGAGGCCTTCGATTCGGTAGCCGGCTTCGAGCGGCTGGCGGCGCGGGCGCGGGAGCTGAAAAAACCTGTTATCGCCATGAAAGTCGGCCGCTCCGAGCAGGCGCGGCAGGCAACCGTGTCGCATACGGCATCGCTGGCCGGCTCCGACGCGGCATCAGGCGCCTTCCTGAAGCGGCTCGGCATCGCCCGCGTCGATTCGATCCCGGCCTTCATCGAGGCGTTGAAGCTGCTGCACGTCACCGGACCCCTGCCCGGCTACCGGCTGTCGTCGATGAGCTGTTCGGGCGGCGAGGCGTCTGTCATGGCCGACAGCGCCGAAGGCCGCTGGGTGAACTTCCCTGATCTGACCGACACGCACCGCGCCCATGTCAAATCGACGCTCGGGCCGCTGGTCGCGGTGGCTAACCCGCTCGACTACCACACCTTCATCTGGAACGACGAACCGGCGATGACCGCCACCTTCACGGCCATGGTGTCGGGCGGCTTCGACCTCAACATGCTGGTGCTCGATTTCCCGCGTCCAGATCGCTGCTCTGACACCGATTGGTGGACGACGCTGCGCGCCTTCGAATCGGCGTTGAAGACCAACAAGGCGCAGGGCGCGATCGTCTCCTCGCTGCCCGAGAACCTGCCCGAGGAATACACCGCCGGGCTGATGGCGCGCGGCATGGTGCCATTGTTCGGCATTGCCGAGGCCATGGACGCCGCCCAGGCGGCAGCGTTCATCGGCTGGGCCTGGCGCGAGCCGCAGGCGCAGGCGATCGACACCTCCGCATCCGGCGCGCCGGCCGGCGACCATGTCACCCCTGATGAGGCCGAGGCGAAAGCGCGCCTTATCGAGGCCGGGCTTTCCGTGCCCAGGGGCGAACGCGCCGGCAATGCCGTCGAGGCTGTCATCTCCTCGATGGCGCTCGGCTTTCCGGTGGCGCTGAAGGCTTTGGGCGTGACCCACAAATCCGAGCTCGGCGCGGTGCGGCTCAACCTCAGGGATGCCGAATCCGTCAGCACGGCCGCCCATGATCTCGACCCGCTTGGCACCGGCCTCTATGTCGAGCGCATGGTGCGCGACGGCGTCGCCGAACTCATCGTCGGCTTCACCCGCGACCCGATGTTCGGCGCGGTGATGACGCTGGGCACCGGTGGCGTGCTGGTAGAGCTGCTGCGCGACAGCGTCACGCTGATGCTGCCGGCGACACGCGACGACATCGAGGCGGCGTTGCGCGGGCTCAAATTGTTCCCGCTGCTCGAAGGCTATCGCGGCCGGCCCAAGGCCGATGTCGCGGCGGCCATCGCTGCGATATCGGGCATTGCCGCCTTCGTGCAGGACAATGCCGCCGAGATCGAGGAGCTCGACATCAACCCGCTGATCGTCTGCACCGAGGGCAATGGCGCCTGGATCGCCGACGCGCTGCTGGTGCTGGGAGACAAGAAGAATGCCTGA
- a CDS encoding FAD-binding dehydrogenase has product MAGDADVIIVGAGLAGLVAAAELAEAGKKTIIVDQEPEQSLGGQAFWSLGGIFLVDSPEQRRMRIRDSHDLALEDWLGTAAFDRPEDLWPRRWAEAYVGFAAVEKRSWLMQRGIKFFPVVGWAERGGGNAVGHGNSVPRFHVTWGTGPGVLEPFVRRVREAERQGLIRFKFRHRVNELTRTGTTVDGVRGDVLMPSDVERGRKSSRDKSGDFEFRAQAVIVASGGIGANPELVRKNWPQRLGAPPSRMISGVPDHVDGRMLAITERAGGSIINRDRMWHYVEGIRNWAPLWTDHAIRILPGPSSLWLDARGKRLPVPLYPGFDTLGTLSHIMSTGFDYSWFILTQKIIQKEFALSGSEQNPDLTGKSWRQVLGRATSGVPGPVKAFMEKGEDFIVEPDLPALVARMNALAGGEPLLELAQVEREIRARDRQLDNPFAKDMQITALRGARAYLGDRLIRTAKPHKMLDPANGPLIAVRLNILTRKTLGGLQTDLDSRVLGADGQPIEGLYAAGEAAGFGGGGMHGYAALEGTFLGGCIFSGRSAGRAATRGMA; this is encoded by the coding sequence ATGGCTGGCGATGCGGATGTGATCATTGTCGGCGCCGGCCTTGCCGGCCTCGTCGCGGCGGCGGAACTGGCCGAGGCCGGCAAGAAGACCATCATCGTCGACCAGGAGCCTGAACAGTCGCTCGGCGGCCAGGCATTCTGGTCGCTTGGCGGCATCTTCCTCGTCGATTCGCCCGAACAGCGGCGCATGCGCATCCGCGATTCGCATGATCTGGCGCTCGAGGACTGGCTGGGCACCGCCGCCTTCGACCGCCCGGAAGATCTCTGGCCGCGCCGCTGGGCCGAGGCCTATGTCGGCTTCGCCGCCGTTGAGAAGCGCTCGTGGCTCATGCAGCGCGGCATAAAATTCTTTCCCGTGGTCGGCTGGGCCGAGCGCGGCGGCGGCAACGCCGTCGGCCACGGCAACTCGGTGCCGCGCTTTCATGTCACCTGGGGCACCGGGCCCGGCGTGCTGGAACCGTTCGTCCGGCGCGTGCGCGAGGCCGAAAGACAAGGGCTGATCCGCTTCAAGTTCCGCCACCGGGTCAACGAGCTGACCCGGACGGGCACCACCGTCGACGGCGTGCGCGGCGATGTCTTGATGCCGAGCGATGTCGAGCGCGGCCGCAAGAGTTCGCGCGACAAATCAGGCGACTTCGAATTCAGGGCGCAAGCGGTCATCGTCGCCTCCGGCGGCATCGGCGCCAATCCCGAGCTTGTCCGCAAGAACTGGCCGCAGCGCCTGGGCGCGCCGCCCAGCCGCATGATCAGCGGCGTTCCCGACCATGTCGACGGCCGCATGCTGGCGATCACCGAACGGGCCGGTGGCTCGATCATCAATCGCGACCGCATGTGGCACTATGTCGAAGGCATCAGGAACTGGGCGCCGCTCTGGACCGATCATGCCATCCGCATCCTGCCCGGCCCGTCGTCGCTGTGGCTCGACGCCCGCGGCAAACGCCTGCCGGTGCCGCTCTATCCCGGCTTCGACACGCTGGGCACGCTCAGCCACATCATGAGCACCGGCTTCGACTATTCCTGGTTCATCCTGACCCAAAAGATCATCCAGAAGGAGTTCGCGCTGTCGGGCTCCGAGCAGAATCCCGACCTGACGGGGAAAAGCTGGCGACAGGTGCTCGGCCGCGCCACGTCAGGCGTTCCCGGTCCGGTGAAGGCGTTCATGGAGAAGGGCGAGGACTTCATCGTAGAGCCTGATTTGCCGGCGCTGGTCGCCCGCATGAACGCGCTTGCCGGCGGCGAGCCGCTGCTTGAACTGGCCCAAGTCGAGCGCGAAATCCGCGCTCGCGACCGGCAGCTCGACAATCCGTTCGCCAAGGACATGCAGATCACCGCCTTGCGCGGCGCGCGGGCCTATCTCGGCGACCGGCTGATCCGCACGGCTAAGCCGCACAAGATGCTCGACCCTGCCAATGGCCCGCTGATCGCGGTCCGGCTCAACATATTGACGCGCAAGACGCTGGGCGGCCTGCAGACCGATCTCGACAGCCGCGTGCTGGGCGCCGACGGCCAGCCGATCGAGGGGTTGTATGCCGCCGGCGAAGCCGCCGGTTTCGGCGGCGGCGGCATGCATGGTTACGCAGCGCTGGAAGGCACGTTTCTCGGCGGCTGCATCTTCTCCGGCCGCAGCGCCGGCCGCGCGGCCACGCGTGGGATGGCGTGA
- a CDS encoding YceI family protein, with the protein MYARIFGFAAVAACLAMPVFAAVALSDAAGSYTISPASSSIRFSIGKAGGGGLDGAFARFKGSIRIDNSNVGRSRVNFTIFPESVGTGQSRVDAFLRSDAVFDAANNPEIQFRSTSVKRTGDTSALVTGRLTARGKTFSEKFTAELGGLKAGTIKFHVTGKVLRSRYGMDVGTPIYSNVVNFDMTLTGRRG; encoded by the coding sequence ATGTATGCGCGCATCTTCGGATTTGCGGCGGTCGCCGCTTGCCTTGCCATGCCTGTTTTCGCGGCAGTGGCGCTCAGCGACGCTGCCGGCAGCTACACGATCAGCCCGGCGAGTTCCAGCATCCGCTTCTCCATCGGCAAGGCCGGCGGCGGCGGGCTCGACGGCGCCTTCGCTCGCTTTAAGGGCTCGATACGCATCGACAACAGCAATGTCGGACGCTCCAGGGTCAACTTCACTATCTTCCCCGAAAGCGTCGGCACCGGTCAGAGTCGCGTCGACGCCTTCCTTCGTTCCGACGCGGTGTTCGACGCCGCCAACAACCCGGAAATCCAGTTCCGCTCGACCAGCGTGAAACGCACCGGCGACACGTCGGCGCTTGTCACCGGTCGGCTGACGGCGCGCGGCAAGACCTTTTCGGAAAAATTCACGGCCGAGCTCGGCGGCCTCAAGGCGGGCACGATAAAATTCCACGTCACCGGCAAGGTGCTGCGGTCGCGCTACGGCATGGATGTCGGCACGCCGATCTATTCGAACGTCGTCAACTTCGACATGACGCTTACGGGTAGACGAGGCTGA
- a CDS encoding LysR family transcriptional regulator produces the protein MKRTHLSQLAVLATVAQCGGFRGAARELAIAPSAVSHAVSSLEAHLGVRLLARSTRSVAPTEEGAQLLERLRPALSEIDLALESAIEARDRPAGNLRLTVPRTAAHLALTPRLGAFASAYPDIVLEIVIEDRFTDVVEGGFDGGVRLGESLQRDMIAVRIGPDLRGAVVGAPSYFATMPRPRHPHDLVDHRCLRFRFSSGILYRWEFEKDGEEIELPVQGPLILDEDHLIANAAVDGAGLAFLFEDYVREALAAGKLIRVLEDWCPPFDGFFVYYPSRRQMRPALRAFVDFFKVAG, from the coding sequence ATGAAGCGAACCCATCTCTCCCAACTCGCGGTGCTGGCGACCGTCGCCCAGTGCGGCGGCTTTCGCGGCGCGGCCAGGGAACTCGCCATCGCGCCCTCGGCGGTCAGCCACGCGGTGTCCAGCCTGGAAGCGCATCTCGGCGTTCGGCTCCTGGCGCGCAGCACGCGTAGCGTCGCTCCGACCGAGGAAGGCGCGCAATTGCTCGAGCGCTTGCGGCCGGCCCTGTCGGAGATCGACCTCGCTCTGGAATCGGCGATCGAGGCGCGCGACCGGCCGGCCGGCAATCTCAGGCTCACCGTGCCGCGCACTGCGGCCCATCTGGCGCTGACGCCGCGGCTCGGCGCCTTTGCATCGGCCTATCCGGACATCGTGCTGGAGATCGTCATCGAAGACCGCTTCACCGATGTGGTCGAAGGCGGCTTCGACGGCGGCGTGCGGCTCGGCGAAAGCCTGCAGCGCGACATGATCGCTGTGCGCATCGGGCCAGACCTTCGCGGCGCCGTCGTCGGCGCGCCATCCTATTTCGCGACCATGCCCAGACCGCGTCATCCGCACGATCTCGTCGATCATCGTTGCCTCCGCTTCCGTTTCTCCAGCGGCATTCTCTACCGCTGGGAATTCGAGAAGGACGGCGAGGAGATCGAACTGCCGGTGCAAGGGCCGCTGATCCTCGACGAGGACCATCTGATCGCCAATGCGGCGGTCGACGGCGCCGGGCTTGCCTTCCTGTTCGAGGATTATGTCCGCGAGGCGCTGGCCGCCGGCAAGCTCATTCGGGTGCTGGAGGACTGGTGTCCGCCCTTCGACGGTTTCTTCGTCTACTACCCAAGCCGCCGCCAGATGCGGCCGGCGCTCAGGGCCTTTGTCGATTTCTTCAAGGTGGCTGGCTAA
- a CDS encoding aldo/keto reductase: MQTRKLGNELDVYPVGLGCMGMSFVYGGQPEAEAIATLRRAVEIGVNFFDTAEVYGPYENEILLGKALKPVRDHVTIATKFGFKILEEGTGIDRMAGVDSRPEHVKAVAEASLKRLGTDVIDLYYQHRVDPNVPIEDTVGAMAELVREGKVRALGLSEASAATIRRAHAVHPIAAVQSEYSLWSRDPEEEVFAVCRELGIGFVPYSPLGRGLLTGTIAKPEMLGADDWRLTLPRFQADAMAANAAVIATLEKMAAEKGVTSAQLALAWVLHQGDFIVPIPGARKIRHLEQNTAAAEIVLSEAEVAAIGDALSPEKVTGKRYTEAALALVNG, from the coding sequence ATGCAAACCCGCAAGCTTGGAAATGAACTTGACGTCTACCCGGTCGGCCTCGGCTGCATGGGGATGAGCTTCGTCTATGGCGGCCAGCCGGAGGCCGAGGCGATCGCCACGCTGCGCCGCGCCGTCGAGATCGGCGTCAATTTCTTCGACACGGCCGAGGTCTATGGCCCCTACGAGAACGAGATCCTGCTCGGCAAGGCATTGAAGCCGGTGCGCGATCACGTGACGATCGCGACAAAATTCGGCTTCAAAATCCTGGAGGAAGGCACGGGCATCGATCGCATGGCCGGCGTCGACAGCCGCCCCGAACACGTCAAGGCGGTCGCCGAGGCGTCGCTCAAGCGGCTGGGCACCGATGTGATCGACCTCTACTACCAGCACCGCGTCGATCCCAATGTGCCGATCGAGGACACGGTCGGCGCCATGGCCGAACTGGTGCGCGAGGGCAAGGTACGGGCGCTGGGTCTGTCGGAAGCGAGTGCCGCGACCATCCGCCGGGCGCACGCTGTGCATCCGATAGCGGCCGTGCAGAGCGAATATTCGTTGTGGAGCCGCGACCCCGAGGAAGAGGTGTTCGCCGTCTGCCGCGAGCTCGGCATCGGCTTTGTCCCCTATAGCCCGCTCGGTCGCGGCCTTTTGACCGGCACGATCGCCAAGCCAGAGATGCTCGGCGCCGACGACTGGCGCCTCACTCTGCCGCGCTTCCAGGCCGACGCCATGGCCGCCAATGCGGCTGTCATCGCCACGCTGGAAAAGATGGCGGCGGAAAAGGGCGTGACCTCGGCGCAGCTGGCGCTGGCCTGGGTGCTGCACCAGGGCGATTTCATCGTGCCGATCCCCGGCGCGCGAAAGATCCGCCATCTGGAGCAGAACACGGCCGCGGCCGAGATCGTGCTGAGCGAGGCGGAGGTGGCGGCCATCGGCGACGCGCTGTCGCCGGAAAAGGTCACCGGCAAGCGCTACACCGAAGCGGCTCTGGCGCTGGTGAATGGGTGA
- a CDS encoding carnitinyl-CoA dehydratase, producing the protein MPDVISTRREGTILEVTLDRPKANAIDLKTSRLMGETFKAFRDDPGLRVAIVRTAGDKFFCAGWDLKAAAGGDAVDGDYGVGGFAGLQELRDLNKPVIACVNGMAVGGGFELALSCDLIYASDHSSFALPEIRAGTLADAATIKLPKRIPYHVAMDLLLTGRWMDVAEAHRWGLVNEVLPKDKLEDRVWEIARLLASGPPLVFAAIKETARVAEALTFQDAMNRVTRRQLATVDALYGSEDNLEGFRAFAEKRDPVWKGK; encoded by the coding sequence ATGCCTGACGTCATTTCGACCCGCCGCGAGGGCACGATCCTCGAAGTCACGCTCGACCGGCCCAAGGCCAATGCCATTGATCTCAAGACCTCGCGGCTGATGGGCGAGACGTTCAAGGCGTTCCGCGACGATCCGGGCTTGCGCGTCGCCATCGTCAGGACTGCTGGCGACAAGTTCTTCTGCGCCGGCTGGGATCTCAAGGCCGCGGCCGGCGGCGACGCGGTCGACGGCGACTATGGCGTCGGCGGCTTCGCCGGGCTGCAGGAATTGCGCGACCTCAACAAGCCGGTCATCGCCTGCGTCAACGGCATGGCGGTCGGCGGCGGCTTCGAGCTGGCGCTGTCCTGCGACCTCATCTACGCGTCCGATCATTCCTCCTTCGCGCTGCCCGAGATCCGCGCCGGCACTTTGGCCGACGCGGCAACGATCAAGCTGCCGAAGCGCATTCCCTATCACGTCGCCATGGACCTTTTGCTCACCGGCCGCTGGATGGATGTCGCCGAGGCGCATCGCTGGGGCCTGGTCAACGAGGTGCTGCCCAAGGACAAACTCGAGGACCGCGTCTGGGAGATCGCACGGCTGCTGGCCAGCGGCCCGCCGCTGGTCTTCGCCGCGATCAAGGAGACGGCGAGAGTCGCCGAGGCGCTCACCTTCCAGGACGCCATGAACCGGGTGACGCGCCGACAGCTGGCGACTGTCGATGCGCTGTACGGCTCAGAGGACAATCTCGAGGGTTTTCGCGCATTTGCGGAGAAGCGTGACCCGGTTTGGAAGGGGAAGTGA
- a CDS encoding alpha/beta hydrolase yields MTNYKTLIDAETWAFIERTNSYYPPDTIDYTIDQQRQIYDRMCREFFAGYPQGVTVETNVIAAPAHDVTIRIYRSAAPNASAMVLYVHGGGFILGGLDSHDDVCAELCARTGYEVVSVDYRLAPEHPHPAAFDDVIGAFEWATSTYECPVLLCGDSAGGNLAAAVSHATRGHARRPIGQVLIYPGLGGDRSQGSYVTHAEAPMLTVRDLDFYRDVRTGGEDRTGDLTLWPLADADFTNLPPSVVITAQCDPLSSDGEAYRDRVVAAGGHAFWLEEPGLVHGYLRARHMVGRARSSFTRIVDAVSVLGRGEWVW; encoded by the coding sequence ATGACCAACTACAAAACCCTCATCGACGCCGAGACATGGGCTTTCATCGAGCGGACCAATTCCTACTATCCGCCTGATACGATCGACTACACCATCGACCAGCAGCGCCAGATCTACGACCGCATGTGCCGCGAATTCTTTGCCGGCTATCCCCAAGGCGTGACGGTGGAAACCAACGTCATAGCCGCGCCAGCGCACGACGTCACGATCCGCATTTATCGCAGCGCGGCACCGAACGCCTCTGCGATGGTGCTCTATGTCCATGGCGGCGGTTTCATCCTCGGCGGACTCGATAGCCATGACGATGTCTGCGCCGAGCTTTGCGCTCGCACCGGCTATGAGGTGGTTTCGGTCGACTACCGGCTGGCACCCGAGCATCCGCATCCAGCCGCCTTCGACGACGTGATCGGCGCCTTCGAATGGGCCACCTCAACCTACGAATGCCCCGTCCTGCTCTGTGGTGACAGCGCCGGCGGCAATCTCGCGGCTGCCGTCAGCCATGCGACGCGCGGCCACGCGCGAAGGCCGATCGGCCAGGTTCTGATCTATCCCGGCCTCGGCGGCGACCGCTCGCAAGGCTCTTACGTCACCCATGCCGAGGCGCCGATGCTGACGGTGCGCGACCTCGATTTCTACAGGGATGTCAGGACCGGCGGCGAGGACCGCACCGGCGACCTCACGCTGTGGCCGCTTGCCGACGCTGATTTCACCAATCTGCCACCGAGCGTGGTGATCACCGCGCAATGCGACCCGCTGTCATCGGACGGCGAGGCCTATCGCGATCGCGTCGTTGCGGCAGGCGGCCATGCCTTCTGGTTAGAGGAGCCGGGGCTGGTGCATGGCTATCTCAGGGCCCGGCATATGGTCGGCCGTGCCCGCTCGAGCTTCACCCGGATTGTTGACGCAGTGTCAGTTCTAGGGCGGGGCGAATGGGTCTGGTGA
- a CDS encoding acyl-CoA dehydrogenase, translating to MDFGLSEEQKLIVETTRAFVENELYPHEREVERTGVLRRELIDEIQAKAIEAGLYAANMPTEVGGAGLDTVTWLLYEKELGRANYALHWTCVARPSNILLAGTPEQREKYLYPCIRGEKWDCLAMTEPGAGSDLRGMKATAVQDGDDWVLNGTKHFISHADLADFAIVFMASGEEETPRGKRKKITAFFVDKGTKGFTVRDGYRNVSHRGYTNAILEFDDCRLPGAQVLGEVHKGFDVANSWLGATRLQVGATCLGRAERALGHAIEYAAQRQQFGQQIGKFQGVSFKLADMATELKAADLMVFEAGWKYDQGTVTDQDMAMAKLKATEMLAFVADEAIQIHGGMGLMDDLPLERIWRDARVERIWEGTSEIQRHIISRALLRAVGG from the coding sequence ATGGATTTTGGTCTTTCGGAGGAGCAGAAACTCATCGTCGAAACGACGCGCGCCTTCGTCGAAAACGAGCTTTACCCGCATGAGCGCGAGGTGGAGCGCACCGGCGTGCTGCGCCGCGAGCTGATCGACGAGATCCAGGCCAAGGCGATCGAAGCCGGGCTCTATGCCGCCAACATGCCAACGGAAGTCGGCGGCGCCGGCCTCGATACGGTGACCTGGCTGCTCTACGAAAAAGAGCTCGGCCGCGCCAATTACGCGCTGCACTGGACCTGCGTGGCGCGGCCTTCCAACATCCTGTTGGCCGGCACGCCGGAGCAGCGCGAAAAATATCTCTATCCCTGCATTCGCGGCGAGAAATGGGATTGCCTGGCGATGACGGAGCCCGGCGCCGGTTCCGACCTGCGCGGCATGAAGGCGACCGCCGTGCAGGACGGCGACGACTGGGTGCTGAACGGCACCAAGCATTTTATCAGCCACGCCGACCTCGCCGATTTCGCCATCGTCTTCATGGCTTCGGGCGAGGAAGAGACGCCGCGCGGCAAGCGCAAGAAGATCACCGCCTTCTTCGTCGACAAGGGCACCAAGGGTTTTACGGTGCGTGACGGCTACCGCAACGTCTCGCATCGCGGCTACACCAACGCCATCCTCGAATTCGACGATTGCCGGCTACCCGGAGCCCAAGTTCTGGGCGAGGTCCACAAGGGCTTCGACGTCGCCAATTCGTGGCTCGGCGCGACCCGCCTGCAGGTCGGTGCGACCTGTCTTGGCCGGGCCGAGCGGGCGCTTGGCCATGCCATCGAATACGCCGCCCAGCGCCAGCAGTTCGGCCAGCAGATCGGCAAGTTCCAGGGCGTGTCGTTCAAGCTCGCCGACATGGCGACCGAACTGAAGGCCGCCGACCTGATGGTGTTCGAAGCCGGCTGGAAGTACGATCAGGGCACCGTCACCGATCAGGACATGGCCATGGCCAAGTTGAAGGCCACCGAAATGCTCGCCTTCGTCGCCGACGAGGCGATCCAGATCCATGGCGGCATGGGGCTGATGGACGATCTGCCGCTGGAGCGCATCTGGCGCGACGCCCGCGTCGAGCGCATCTGGGAAGGCACTTCCGAGATCCAGCGCCACATCATCTCGCGGGCACTGCTGCGAGCGGTTGGGGGCTGA
- a CDS encoding Gfo/Idh/MocA family oxidoreductase: MFRWGVLSTAKIGREHLLPAIVEAENGVLSAIASRDLSKARALADRFGAPHAFGSYRELLASEDVDGVYIPLPTAQHVEWTAKAIEAGKHVLVEKPLALDAKDIPPLIELRNAKKVLVCEAFMVVYHPQWIKVRELIANGAIGRLRHVQGAFSYYNVDPANMRNQLDLGGGALPDIGVYPTVSTRFSTGKEPLRVQATIERDKTFGTDIYSSIRADFGDFELSFYLSTQMAARQVMVFHGEKGFIEVLSPFNAGIYDHHRIELHNQNHSEAQVFRFPGMQQYRLEVEAFARAALGGKDRVFTLEESVLNQKVIDAIFRAGEKEGWETV, translated from the coding sequence ATGTTCCGATGGGGTGTTTTGTCGACGGCCAAGATCGGCCGCGAGCATCTTTTGCCGGCAATTGTCGAGGCGGAGAACGGCGTTCTGTCGGCGATCGCCAGCCGCGACTTGTCGAAAGCCCGTGCCCTGGCCGACCGTTTCGGCGCGCCCCATGCCTTCGGTTCCTATAGGGAGCTGCTCGCCTCCGAGGACGTCGACGGCGTCTACATCCCGCTCCCGACCGCGCAGCATGTCGAATGGACGGCCAAGGCTATCGAAGCCGGCAAGCATGTGCTGGTCGAAAAGCCTTTGGCGCTCGATGCCAAGGACATTCCGCCGCTGATCGAGCTGCGCAACGCCAAGAAAGTTCTGGTCTGCGAAGCCTTCATGGTCGTCTACCACCCGCAATGGATCAAGGTGCGCGAGCTGATCGCCAACGGCGCCATCGGCCGGCTGCGCCATGTCCAGGGCGCGTTCTCCTACTACAATGTCGATCCGGCCAACATGCGCAACCAGCTTGACCTCGGCGGCGGCGCGCTGCCCGACATCGGCGTCTACCCGACGGTGTCGACGCGCTTTTCGACGGGCAAGGAGCCGCTGCGCGTCCAGGCGACGATCGAGCGCGACAAGACGTTCGGCACCGACATCTACTCCTCGATCCGCGCCGATTTCGGCGACTTCGAACTGTCGTTCTACCTGTCGACGCAGATGGCGGCGCGGCAGGTGATGGTGTTCCACGGCGAGAAGGGCTTCATCGAGGTGCTTTCGCCGTTCAACGCCGGAATCTACGATCATCATCGCATCGAACTGCACAACCAGAACCACAGCGAGGCGCAAGTTTTCCGCTTCCCCGGCATGCAGCAATACCGGCTGGAGGTCGAGGCCTTCGCGCGGGCGGCACTTGGCGGCAAGGACCGCGTCTTCACGCTGGAAGAATCAGTGCTCAACCAGAAGGTCATCGACGCCATCTTCCGCGCCGGCGAGAAGGAAGGCTGGGAGACGGTCTGA